A genome region from Buchnera aphidicola (Chaetogeoica yunlongensis) includes the following:
- the fliR gene encoding flagellar biosynthetic protein FliR — protein MFLIYGVFFPALRILSLFYTAPLLNSTLIDRKIKLVIAFSISWLFSFFLPKIDIVIFSMDGFLIILEQIFIGMSLGFTMQLIFSSIIMCGELISLQMGLSFSSLFDIHSRSNMSPVSRFLYVFFVLLFFQWNGHIWMFSVLFDTFLTFPIKKLSFDINILLSIVNFYKYIFFDSLMLLYPILIIQLMFSLSMGILNRISPQVSIFSIGFTVILLVGMVSLFLFIPIFPSFCFFSFNRLQSFVLVLFNINR, from the coding sequence ATGTTTTTGATTTATGGTGTCTTTTTTCCAGCTTTACGTATTCTTTCTTTATTTTATACTGCACCTTTATTAAATAGTACTTTAATTGATAGAAAAATTAAGTTGGTTATTGCTTTTTCTATAAGTTGGTTATTTTCTTTTTTTTTACCAAAAATAGATATAGTTATATTTTCTATGGATGGATTTTTAATTATTTTAGAACAAATATTCATTGGTATGTCTTTAGGTTTTACTATGCAATTAATTTTCTCATCTATCATTATGTGTGGGGAGTTAATTAGTTTGCAAATGGGATTATCTTTTTCTTCATTATTTGACATTCATAGTCGTTCTAATATGTCACCTGTATCTCGTTTTTTATATGTTTTCTTTGTGTTGTTATTTTTTCAATGGAATGGACATATTTGGATGTTTTCTGTATTATTTGATACTTTTTTGACTTTTCCTATTAAAAAATTAAGTTTTGATATTAATATTTTACTGAGTATAGTAAATTTCTATAAGTATATTTTTTTTGATAGTTTGATGTTATTATATCCTATTCTAATTATTCAATTAATGTTTAGTTTATCTATGGGAATTTTAAATCGTATATCTCCTCAGGTTTCTATTTTTTCTATAGGATTCACGGTTATTCTACTAGTTGGAATGGTTTCTTTGTTTTTATTTATTCCAATTTTCCCTTCTTTTTGTTTTTTTTCTTTTAATCGTTTACAAAGTTTTGTATTAGTATTATTTAATATTAATAGATAG
- the rpmB gene encoding 50S ribosomal protein L28: protein MSKICKITGKKPMFGNRRSHAMNANKRKFFPNLHFHKFWNPYTNQFISLRISAKGIRNIDKLGFNNINKLTKTHKKK, encoded by the coding sequence ATGTCAAAAATATGTAAAATAACTGGTAAAAAACCAATGTTTGGAAATCGCCGTTCTCATGCTATGAATGCAAATAAAAGAAAATTTTTTCCAAATCTACACTTTCATAAATTTTGGAATCCTTATACAAATCAATTTATATCATTACGTATATCTGCAAAAGGAATTCGAAATATAGATAAATTAGGATTCAATAATATCAATAAACTGACAAAAACACATAAAAAAAAATAA
- the rpmG gene encoding 50S ribosomal protein L33: MAKNSRTKIKLISTSLSKHYYTTTKNKKTLSKKLELKKYDPIIRKHILYKEAKIK; this comes from the coding sequence ATGGCTAAAAATTCTAGAACGAAAATAAAATTAATATCAACATCTCTAAGTAAACACTATTACACTACTACAAAAAATAAAAAAACATTATCTAAAAAACTAGAATTAAAAAAATATGATCCAATTATCAGAAAACACATTTTATATAAAGAAGCAAAAATAAAATAA
- the fliP gene encoding flagellar type III secretion system pore protein FliP (The bacterial flagellar biogenesis protein FliP forms a type III secretion system (T3SS)-type pore required for flagellar assembly.) produces the protein MFFRRVLSFFILLLFSPYVYASIPSIISHTSSNGETVWSIPVQILVLITSLTFIPSLLLMMTSFSRIVIVFGLLRSALGTPYSPPNQVLIGLSLLLTFFIMAPVFDKIYQDAYLPFSRNQINVDTAIKRGIIPLHKFMVNQTRKVDLEFFSKLANISSFSKREDIPMRILLPSFITSELKTAFQIGFTIFIPFLIIDLVISSVLMSLGMMMVPPSTISLPFKIMLFVLVDGWQLLVTSLTHSFYY, from the coding sequence ATGTTTTTTCGTCGTGTGTTATCATTTTTTATTTTGTTATTATTTTCTCCTTATGTATATGCAAGTATACCTAGCATTATTAGTCATACATCATCAAACGGTGAAACAGTTTGGTCTATTCCTGTTCAAATATTAGTATTGATAACATCGTTAACATTTATTCCTTCTTTATTATTAATGATGACAAGTTTTTCTAGGATTGTTATTGTTTTTGGTTTATTGAGAAGTGCTTTAGGAACTCCATATTCTCCTCCTAATCAAGTTTTAATAGGATTGTCTTTATTATTAACATTTTTTATTATGGCTCCAGTGTTTGATAAAATTTATCAGGATGCTTATTTACCTTTTAGTAGAAATCAGATTAATGTTGATACAGCAATTAAACGAGGAATTATTCCATTACATAAATTTATGGTTAATCAAACTAGAAAGGTAGATTTAGAGTTTTTTTCAAAATTAGCAAATATTTCTAGTTTTTCTAAACGAGAAGACATTCCTATGAGGATATTGTTACCATCTTTTATTACTAGTGAGTTAAAAACAGCTTTTCAAATTGGATTTACTATTTTTATACCTTTTTTAATTATTGATTTAGTTATTTCTAGTGTTTTGATGTCTTTAGGGATGATGATGGTACCGCCTTCTACTATATCATTACCTTTTAAAATCATGTTATTTGTATTAGTTGATGGCTGGCAATTATTAGTTACTTCTTTAACCCATAGTTTTTATTATTAA
- the fliN gene encoding flagellar motor switch protein FliN, producing the protein MNIKDNTINEKGLNILNKSSNLDTNNSSNHDIDVNVNSHKLNSDAVVSDNIKMSNFSKSKIDFLMDIPVNLTIELGTIKIKIKDLLDLPEKSILVLDKHVGEPLNILINGCLIAMGELVVKEDKYGIRITNVFENSNDIQNSNK; encoded by the coding sequence GTGAATATTAAAGATAATACTATAAATGAAAAAGGTTTAAATATTTTAAATAAAAGTAGTAATTTAGATACGAATAACAGTTCAAATCATGATATTGATGTTAATGTTAATAGTCATAAATTGAATAGTGATGCTGTTGTTTCTGATAATATTAAAATGTCTAATTTTTCTAAGTCCAAAATAGATTTTTTAATGGATATTCCGGTAAATTTAACTATTGAGTTAGGAACAATAAAAATCAAAATTAAGGATTTATTAGATTTACCTGAAAAATCTATCTTGGTTTTGGATAAGCATGTCGGTGAACCTCTTAACATATTAATTAATGGATGTTTAATTGCTATGGGGGAATTAGTTGTTAAAGAAGATAAATATGGAATTAGAATTACAAATGTATTTGAAAATTCTAATGATATACAAAATTCTAATAAATAA
- the ppa gene encoding inorganic diphosphatase, whose amino-acid sequence MTYKMVPVGKKVPEDIYVIIEISSQSNPVKYECDKNIGLLFVDRFIPTPMFYPCNYGFINQTISHDGDPLDSLVYSPYPILPGTIIRCKPIGTLNMSDESGKDYKIISIPHSKICPEYSHINDIHHLPCILKKQIIHFFEHYKDLENNKWVKIIGWENEIQAKKIISSAYKKFEKMKTI is encoded by the coding sequence ATGACTTATAAAATGGTTCCAGTAGGGAAAAAAGTTCCTGAAGATATATATGTAATTATTGAAATTTCTTCTCAATCTAATCCAGTAAAATACGAATGTGATAAAAATATAGGTCTTTTATTTGTAGATAGATTCATACCTACGCCAATGTTTTATCCTTGTAATTATGGATTCATTAATCAAACTATATCACATGACGGAGATCCATTAGATTCTTTGGTGTACTCACCATATCCTATATTACCAGGAACAATTATAAGATGTAAACCGATAGGTACATTAAATATGAGTGATGAATCCGGTAAAGATTATAAAATAATTTCTATTCCTCACTCAAAAATTTGTCCAGAATATTCCCATATCAATGACATCCATCATTTACCATGCATATTAAAAAAACAAATTATACATTTTTTTGAACATTATAAAGACTTAGAAAATAATAAATGGGTAAAAATAATAGGATGGGAAAATGAAATCCAAGCAAAAAAAATAATATCATCAGCATATAAAAAATTCGAAAAAATGAAAACTATATAA
- the pmbA gene encoding metalloprotease PmbA — MIELNDIVLKENRLKKIIEYILNVTQQYSICFEVIVKQNSGVDISVRDNKVESIEFNKNNILTIIIYKNNRKCVVSSTDLNFSSIHKIIDSAMNIVSYSSSDVYSGLPDEKLLAIGKTKDLCLYFPWKLNINYAIELLKLSEQEAFKEDKRIFNTEGSNFSSCVSTYAFGNSLGMIECYSTTLYSMSCCVIAKQDQDMQRDFSFSISRDINNLYLPGVIGRNSAKKALSRLNSRKVSTIKVPIIFSSEIASDFFFNLAKAIDGSCVYRKSTFLLNSLNKSIFPNWLTIEEYPHLKGGLLSRCFDAEGVETKPKKIVDKGILKTWLLDTYSARRMRLQSTGNAGGMHNWLVLGYSNFELEKLFKIIGTGMLITELLGQGVSITTGNYSHGVFGFWIENGVLKYPVSEVTISGNLKEMFKGILCIGNDIDKRQGIQSGSIVLSPVQISGL; from the coding sequence ATGATTGAATTAAATGATATAGTATTAAAAGAAAATCGTTTAAAGAAAATAATTGAATATATATTAAATGTTACTCAACAGTATTCTATATGTTTTGAGGTAATTGTTAAACAAAATTCTGGTGTTGATATCTCTGTTAGAGATAATAAAGTTGAATCTATTGAATTTAATAAAAATAACATTTTAACAATTATTATTTATAAAAACAATAGAAAATGTGTAGTTTCTTCTACAGATTTAAATTTTTCATCTATACATAAAATAATTGATTCTGCTATGAATATTGTGTCTTATTCTTCTTCTGATGTTTATTCTGGACTTCCTGATGAAAAATTATTAGCTATCGGTAAGACAAAAGATTTGTGTTTATATTTTCCCTGGAAGTTAAATATTAATTATGCCATAGAGTTATTAAAATTATCTGAACAAGAAGCGTTTAAAGAAGATAAACGTATTTTTAATACTGAAGGATCAAATTTTAGTAGTTGTGTAAGTACATATGCTTTTGGAAATAGTTTGGGTATGATAGAGTGTTATAGTACTACTTTGTATTCTATGTCTTGTTGTGTAATAGCAAAGCAAGATCAAGATATGCAGAGAGATTTTTCTTTTTCTATTTCTAGAGATATTAATAATTTATATCTTCCTGGTGTAATTGGTAGAAATAGTGCTAAAAAGGCATTATCTAGATTAAATTCTAGAAAAGTATCTACTATAAAAGTACCTATAATTTTTTCTTCAGAAATTGCTTCTGATTTTTTTTTCAATTTAGCTAAAGCTATTGATGGTAGTTGTGTTTATCGAAAATCAACATTTTTATTGAATAGTTTAAATAAATCAATTTTTCCAAATTGGTTAACTATTGAAGAATATCCACATTTAAAAGGAGGGTTATTGTCTAGGTGTTTTGATGCAGAAGGTGTCGAAACAAAACCGAAAAAAATAGTAGATAAGGGTATACTAAAAACTTGGTTATTGGACACATATTCTGCAAGAAGAATGAGGTTGCAAAGTACAGGAAATGCTGGAGGAATGCATAATTGGTTAGTATTAGGTTATTCTAATTTTGAATTAGAGAAATTATTTAAAATTATAGGTACAGGAATGTTAATCACTGAATTATTAGGTCAAGGAGTTAGTATTACTACTGGAAATTATTCTCATGGAGTTTTTGGTTTTTGGATAGAAAATGGAGTTTTAAAATATCCGGTTAGTGAAGTTACTATTTCTGGAAATTTAAAAGAAATGTTTAAAGGTATTCTTTGCATAGGAAATGACATAGATAAGAGACAAGGTATACAATCTGGATCAATAGTATTATCTCCTGTTCAAATTTCTGGATTATGA
- a CDS encoding flagellar biosynthetic protein FliO → MINNIFFLRISVVFFGLIMLIIFINGFLKKFIFRRNIINNSLISIESKISLGQNSAIYIVNIQEEVRLVLGVTANSITQLCTLKPITHKNNKNDVIN, encoded by the coding sequence ATGATTAATAATATTTTTTTTTTACGAATTAGTGTAGTTTTTTTTGGATTAATAATGTTAATTATTTTTATTAATGGATTTTTAAAAAAATTTATATTTAGAAGAAATATTATTAATAACTCATTAATTAGCATCGAATCAAAAATTTCATTGGGTCAAAATAGTGCAATTTATATTGTTAATATACAAGAAGAAGTAAGATTAGTTTTAGGAGTTACTGCAAATAGTATTACTCAATTATGTACTTTAAAACCAATAACACATAAAAATAATAAAAATGATGTTATTAATTAA
- the fliQ gene encoding flagellar biosynthesis protein FliQ, with protein sequence MTVESAMNLLYDAMKVMMIVSSPLLLSALISGLIISIFQAVTQINEQTLSFIPKIIAVLISMMVFGSWILSVLVDYTKMLFNNLSYITY encoded by the coding sequence ATGACTGTTGAATCTGCTATGAATTTATTATATGATGCAATGAAAGTTATGATGATAGTTTCTTCTCCTTTATTACTATCTGCACTTATTAGTGGTTTGATTATTAGTATTTTTCAGGCTGTAACTCAAATAAATGAACAAACTTTATCTTTTATTCCTAAAATTATTGCAGTATTGATATCTATGATGGTATTTGGTTCTTGGATATTATCAGTATTGGTAGATTATACAAAAATGTTATTTAATAATTTATCTTATATTACTTATTAA